In Williamwhitmania sp., the DNA window CTTGGCAAAGGGCCGGTGGTCGTTGTTTTACCTCATCAGGAATGGGTGCTCCCTCTTCCATTTTAATACCCAGCGCTTTGGCAACAATATTGGGATTAAGCTCGCCGTCGCGTGGAATGGTTTGGTCGAGTCGACCATGGATTGGCTTAGTGGTGCTGATATAGCCCTTCAACATCTCCTCAATAATAGGATATCCATCCTCTAGAACCAAGATTTGATCGCAGTCCCGATAGAGATGCTCCACCTTCTTACGAGGAAGAGGGTATTGGCTTATCTTTAGGATAGGATGTGGGCAGTTACGCTCTGGATAGCACTCCATGAGGTAGTTGTAGGAGATGCCTGTTGCAATTATGCCTAACTTCTTGTTGGGAGCATCAATAAACTGGTTGAATGACGACGCCTCTGATGCCGCTTCCATATTAGCTTGACTGCCAAGGAGCAACTTGTAGTTTTTACGTGCAATGGCGGGAAGCAGCACAAACTGACGTGGGTTTGCTGGGAGTTTAAGCGTATTCTCACCTACTTTTTCCTTGGTGGCAACGCCCGAACGGGAGTGAGCCATACGGGTGGTAATGCGAATCATTACTGGCACGTTGAAGCGCTCCGAGAGTTCAAAGGCTGAGTAGGCCATGTCGTAAGCCTCCTGCTGGTTGGATGGTTCCAAAATTGGAATCATGGCGAACTTTGCATAGAAGCGGGAGTCCTGCTCATTTTGTGACGAGTGCATGGAGGGATCGTCGGCTGAAACCACTACTAAACCACCATTAACTCCAGTGATGGAGGCGTTGATAAATGGGTCGGCAGCTACGTTTAGACCAACGTGCTTAAAGCAAACCATGGATCGTTTGCCAGCATACGACATGCCAATGGCGGTCTCCATTGCAGTTTTCTCGTTGGCAGACCATTGCCGATGGATATTCTTTTCGGCGGCCTGCTTCGATCCCTGAATGTATTCCATTATCTCGGTGGATGGCGTTCCAGGATAGGCATAGATTCCAGAAAGACCTCCGTCAATAGCACCTTGGGCTATTGCTTCGTCACCTAACAGAAGCTCCTTTTTCATAAGCTATTATAATATTTTTTAGAAGTAGTTCGTGCATTGATTGATTGAAAGCAAAATTATGTATTTTTATTTAAGCCTCCAACTGATAGTTGTCATAATAGCTAATATTATAAACCAAATGTTGCGATTTGATGGAAAATTGTAATTGGATGTTTGTTGGACAGTCTCCATCATATGGTAGTAAGGCAGATTGCCGCAAAGAGTATAGGTTAATATATAAATCGCTCTTGAAGTGAATATTACTGCTATAATATTCGATGCCACCTTCTTTGGATTAATTGGCAGGAGTTGCTGCTTTAATTGGAAATACTTCTTGAAATGGTGCCAACAAGAGACGTTCGATTTGACACATAATAATAGATGACCCTCTCGGAAACCGAGTTGGGATCAGCCTACTCTCAAAAATAAATGGGCGTATTTCAGCGAGAAAGAAAAATGTATTAGGAATAAACAGTAATCACAACTGTTCTTCGAACGCTGTGATTTCTAAACTCACAAAGGTAGATTCCCTGCCAGGTACCCAATGCCAGCTGGTGGTTTGTGACCGGAATGGTAAGGCTTGGGCCAAAGAAGGAAGATTTTATGTGAGCAGACATATCATCTGTTCCCTCAATGGTGTGCGTGAATTTAGGGTAGCCATCAGGGATAAGCTCGTCTACAAAAGTGCGTAAATCGTTTCTTACCGAAGGGTCAGCGTTTTCGTTGATGGTGAGTGCCGCAGATGTATGTTTAATGAAAAGGTTAACCATGGCAATTTCTGGAAGAGGTGGCAACGCCTTCTCAATAAGGTCGGTTATGAGGTGGTAGCCTCTGCTTCGCTGCGGAAGTTCAATAGTTACTTGGGTTACCATATTATATCAGTTTTTTTATGTGTTCATTAACAAAGTCGAAACAGAAGTTTTCCATTTCGTTGCACAGCGCACGGTAAAATGCTTCGCTCACAGTGGGTTCTGCTGGTGTTATTGGAAAATGGTGAACGATTATCAGGGGATTACCTGTGAGCATACCTTTTGCTTGTTCCGCTTCTGCTGAAAGTATTATTACAAAATCGGGGGTGAAGTCCTTAATCTCATCAATTGATTTGGACGTGTATTTAGTAATATCAATTA includes these proteins:
- a CDS encoding thiamine pyrophosphate-dependent enzyme — its product is MKKELLLGDEAIAQGAIDGGLSGIYAYPGTPSTEIMEYIQGSKQAAEKNIHRQWSANEKTAMETAIGMSYAGKRSMVCFKHVGLNVAADPFINASITGVNGGLVVVSADDPSMHSSQNEQDSRFYAKFAMIPILEPSNQQEAYDMAYSAFELSERFNVPVMIRITTRMAHSRSGVATKEKVGENTLKLPANPRQFVLLPAIARKNYKLLLGSQANMEAASEASSFNQFIDAPNKKLGIIATGISYNYLMECYPERNCPHPILKISQYPLPRKKVEHLYRDCDQILVLEDGYPIIEEMLKGYISTTKPIHGRLDQTIPRDGELNPNIVAKALGIKMEEGAPIPDEVKQRPPALCQGCGHRDVYEDLNVAIAEYGTGRVFADIGCYTLGALPPFNAINSCVDMGASITMAKGAADAGLVPAVAVIGDSTFTHSGMTGLLDAVIENTPITIIISDNSTTGMTGGQHSAATGRLEQICLGLGVDPNHLRVMNPLKKNHEENVAIMKEELAYQGVSVLIPRRECIQTFARRKREEKKDN
- a CDS encoding secondary thiamine-phosphate synthase enzyme YjbQ, encoding MVTQVTIELPQRSRGYHLITDLIEKALPPLPEIAMVNLFIKHTSAALTINENADPSVRNDLRTFVDELIPDGYPKFTHTIEGTDDMSAHIKSSFFGPSLTIPVTNHQLALGTWQGIYLCEFRNHSVRRTVVITVYS